The following are encoded together in the Trichomycterus rosablanca isolate fTriRos1 chromosome 19, fTriRos1.hap1, whole genome shotgun sequence genome:
- the cfi gene encoding complement factor I, translated as MMRPALLLFTFLLLQIVVHTEEDSIQKHETQKPSPPPGPAAPTAPPPPPPPVQPNSLVSLECLDQKYTRASCAKVFCPPWLRCIRGECVCKLPYQCPRLGPGVCGLNGRDYLSLCQAQAISCRDEQPVVSHYGKCEGVISEGQLKNSGDHEVVVMTTPKHRALICGTESWNMAAANVVCRQFKKNKRGAAAAETVEVKDLEVKAGWAWPGECMSVRCTGYESSLMECELYKPRKVGDYTLISAVTCYNEPKGGRCSEFTCVNRKCISWNSTCDGVDDCGDASDEMCCTDCSNGAYHCKSGVCLSPHAVRDQIRDCLGGEDEAAGANQKPSNTSKILSAGRENHRPEELEFNPKEAILNARKHIESQLHCGIPNMDYVHKTEKEMLRPRTKRVVGGQQALPTQIQWQVAIEDEGRIHCGGAYLGGCWVLTAAHCVRNKPKEFRIKFSLWSKVMLLTTSDTIPVKSIIIHHEYNSRTSQNDIALIQLQNLAHVKECLHPNPAVRSICVPWSPLQFLPNSTCTISGWGRGRQETDRVYTLNYANVNIIGNCSQYYKDRFYDGMECAGDLEGTVDACQGDSGGPLVCTDASGVSYVWGIVSWGEKCGVAGYPGVYTKVADYFEWIRLHTGWPEVTKYNH; from the exons ATGATGAGACCTGCACTTCTGCTCTTCACGTTCCTCCTGCTCCAGATCGTCGTCCACACT GAGGAGGATTCCATCCAAAAACACGAGACCCAAAAACCATCACCCCCACCCGGCCCTGCAGCACCGACAGCACCGCCCCCGCCCCCGCCCCCGGTCCAGCCGAACAGTTTGGTATCTTTGGAGTGTTTAGATCAGAAGTACACCCGCGCTTCCTGCGCCAAGGTCTTCTGCCCGCCGTGGCTCCGCTGCATCAGGGGCGAGTGCGTGTGCAAGCTGCCCTATCAGTGCCCGCGCCTGGGGCCGGGCGTGTGCGGCCTGAACGGACGGGACTACCTGTCGCTGTGCCAGGCTCAGGCCATCTCCTGCCGGGACGAGCAGCCTGTCGTCTCACACTACGGGAAGTGCGAAG gtgttatCTCTGAGGGGCAGTTGAAGAATTCGGGGGATCACGAGGTGGTTGTGATGACCACGCCCAAACACAGAGCGCTGATATGTGGAACTGAGTCCTGGAACATGGCCGCCGCTAACGTGGtctgcagacagtttaaaaaaaacaaaag AGGAGCCGCCGCGGCCGAGACCGTGGAGGTGAAGGACCTCGAGGTGAAAGCTGGGTGGGCGTGGCCGggggagtgtatgagtgtgaggTGTACGGGGTACGAGAGCTCACTGATGGAGTGCGAGCTTTACAAACCTCGCAAAGTTGGTGACTACACCCTCATCTCCGCGGTAACCTGCTACAACGAACCCAAAG GCGGGCGGTGTTCGGAGTTCACCTGTGTGAACAGGAAGTGCATCTCGTGGAACAGCACCTGTGACGGAGTGGACGACTGCGGGGACGCCAGCGACGAGATGTGCTGCACAG attGCAGTAACGGTGCCTACCACTGTAAATCCGGGGTGTGTCTGTCACCCCACGCTGTTAGAGATCAGATTCGGGACTGTTTAGGTGGGGAAGATGAAGCTGCAGGAGCCAATCAGAAGCCTTCAAACACCA GTAAAATTTTAAGTGCTGGCAGAGAAAACCACCGTCCTGAAg AGCTAGAATTCAATCCTAAAGAAG ctaTACTAAATGCCCGTAAGCACATTGAGAGCCAGTTGCATTGTGGGATTCCCAACATGGACTACGTTCATAAGACGGAGAAGGAAATGCTACGGCCACGCACCAAACGTGTAGTCGGGGGACAGCAAGCTCTACCG actcaGATCCAGTGGCAGGTTGCTATCGAGGATGAAGGGAGGATCCACTGTGGTGGTGCGTACCTGGGTGGCTGCTGGGTCCTGACCGCCGCCCACTGTGTAAG GAACAAACCCAAGGAGTTCAGGATCAAGTTCTCCTTGTGGAGTAAGGTGATGCTGCTGACCACCTCCGACACCATCCCTGTGAAGAGCATCATCATCCACCACGAGTACAACTCCCGCACCTCTCAGAACGACATCGCCCTCATCCAGCTGCAGAACCTGGCTCACGTGAAGGAGTGTCTGCACCCCAACCCCGCCGTGCGCTCCATCTGCGTCCCCTGGTCCCCGCTGCAGTTCCTGCCCAACTCCACCTGCACCATCTCCGGCTGGGGGCGCGGCCGCCAAG agacagacagagtttATACTCTGAATTacgcaaatgtaaatattatcgGTAACTGCAGTCAGTACTACAAGGACCGATTTTACGACGGCATGGAGTGTGCAG GTGACCTGGAGGGAACGGTGGACGCGTGTCAGGGTGACTCCGGAGGTCCGTTGGTGTGCACGGACGCGAGCGGGGTGTCGTATGTGTGGGGGATCGTGAGCTGGGGGGAGAAATGCGGGGTGGCCGGTTACCCCGGAGTCTACACCAAAGTGGCCGATTATTTTGAGTGGATCCGACTCCACACCGGCTGGCCTGAAGTCACCAAGTACAACCACTGA